The proteins below come from a single Acaryochloris sp. CCMEE 5410 genomic window:
- a CDS encoding methyltransferase domain-containing protein, with translation MGSQFRFSDIAQSLLCCPVCKGQLELQDRHLSCQNADCSSVFPVVNRAPVLLNEDASIFSIAEFEQEEGHVPPSTSSGVKARISAALPNIDVNPVAKQNYQQFTQQLLQYSEHPKVLVIGCGNLGQGMEELVRQSNIELIESDIYFSERTQLICDAHDLPFADQSIDGVIIQAVLEHVVDPYRCVAEMHRVLKPNGLVYAETPFMQQVHMGRYDFTRFTHLGHRRLFRHFQEVESGPVGGPGMALAWSYQYFLLSFTKQKALRKLIKIFTRLTSFYLQYFDRYLVQQAGVFDAASGYYFIGKKDTKILSDRELIKLYKGNI, from the coding sequence ATGGGTTCTCAATTCCGTTTTTCTGATATTGCTCAATCTTTGCTATGCTGCCCGGTTTGCAAAGGCCAGCTGGAGCTGCAGGACCGCCATTTGTCTTGTCAGAATGCTGACTGTTCTTCGGTCTTTCCTGTCGTCAATCGTGCTCCCGTTTTATTGAATGAAGACGCCAGTATCTTTTCCATTGCTGAGTTTGAGCAGGAGGAGGGGCATGTGCCCCCGTCAACCAGTAGTGGAGTCAAAGCTCGCATCAGCGCTGCACTGCCTAATATTGATGTGAATCCCGTGGCCAAGCAGAACTATCAACAGTTTACGCAGCAGCTATTGCAATATTCAGAGCATCCCAAAGTGTTGGTGATTGGCTGTGGCAATTTGGGGCAAGGGATGGAAGAGCTGGTTCGCCAATCAAATATTGAATTGATTGAAAGTGATATCTATTTCAGTGAACGAACCCAGTTAATCTGTGATGCTCACGATCTTCCATTTGCAGATCAGTCGATAGATGGTGTGATTATTCAAGCAGTCCTAGAACATGTGGTGGATCCCTATCGATGTGTGGCAGAAATGCATCGTGTACTCAAACCAAATGGCCTCGTTTATGCTGAAACTCCTTTTATGCAACAAGTGCATATGGGGCGCTATGACTTTACGCGATTTACCCACTTAGGACATCGACGCCTATTTCGTCACTTCCAGGAGGTGGAGAGTGGTCCGGTTGGTGGCCCCGGTATGGCGTTAGCCTGGTCTTATCAGTACTTTTTGCTCAGTTTTACAAAACAGAAAGCACTACGTAAGCTGATTAAAATTTTTACTAGGCTGACATCCTTTTATTTGCAATATTTTGATCGATATTTAGTCCAACAAGCAGGGGTTTTTGATGCTGCATCTGGCTATTACTTTATAGGAAAAAAAGATACAAAAATCCTATCGGATAGAGAGCTTATTAAACT
- a CDS encoding glycosyltransferase family 4 protein produces MKQHRILFVNHVGALAGAEYCCLSIAAAYRATSQMLLFEDGPFRQALEKAGVPVTVVNAPDSLLSIRTSSGLASLKAIPALWQMAQQIAKASQGFDFICANSQKAFIASSLATLIGTPPLVWHLRDILTAKHFSGVNRRVAITLANNRAAQVWVASQATADAFIAVGGRPDLVKVMYDGIESDRFDQVTPEAAIAVRQELKLENVPLVGLFSRLSPWKGQHVLIEALRSLPDVHGLLVGDALFGEQDYVAMIKEMAADKDLADRIHWLGFRQDIPALMKACDIVIHASTEPEPCARIAIEGQLAQKPVIATAAGGMLEVIADRQSGRLVPPGDANALAAAIRELLNDQQLASTLAEQGMQSAATKFAPEVCLGAVDQALATLV; encoded by the coding sequence ATGAAACAGCATCGCATTCTATTTGTAAACCACGTTGGTGCGCTAGCAGGGGCAGAATATTGCTGTTTGAGTATTGCTGCTGCTTATCGAGCAACGAGCCAGATGTTGCTATTTGAAGATGGACCGTTTCGCCAGGCTTTAGAAAAGGCTGGGGTGCCGGTTACTGTTGTTAATGCACCGGACTCGCTGTTGTCTATTCGAACATCCAGTGGCTTGGCTTCCCTCAAAGCGATTCCAGCTCTGTGGCAAATGGCGCAGCAGATTGCTAAAGCCTCTCAAGGATTTGATTTTATTTGTGCAAATTCTCAAAAAGCGTTTATTGCGTCTAGCTTGGCAACATTGATCGGGACCCCCCCGTTAGTTTGGCATTTACGGGATATCCTGACTGCCAAACATTTTAGTGGTGTGAATCGTCGTGTCGCCATTACGCTGGCGAATAACCGAGCCGCTCAAGTTTGGGTTGCATCTCAGGCAACGGCTGATGCCTTTATCGCTGTGGGTGGTCGTCCTGATTTGGTGAAAGTGATGTATGACGGGATTGAGTCGGACCGGTTTGATCAAGTCACCCCGGAAGCTGCAATAGCTGTGCGCCAAGAACTCAAGCTTGAGAATGTACCCTTGGTGGGACTGTTTAGTCGTCTCTCTCCCTGGAAAGGTCAACATGTTTTAATTGAAGCGTTGCGGTCTTTACCAGATGTTCATGGGTTATTGGTGGGCGATGCTTTGTTTGGAGAACAAGACTATGTCGCCATGATCAAAGAAATGGCGGCTGACAAAGATCTAGCAGATCGAATTCATTGGTTGGGTTTTCGCCAAGACATCCCGGCTTTGATGAAAGCTTGCGATATTGTTATCCATGCCTCTACTGAACCTGAACCTTGTGCCAGAATTGCCATTGAAGGTCAGCTAGCCCAAAAGCCGGTGATTGCGACGGCGGCAGGAGGCATGTTGGAAGTGATTGCCGATCGACAATCGGGGCGGTTAGTCCCCCCAGGGGATGCAAATGCTTTAGCTGCCGCGATTCGTGAGTTGTTGAATGATCAACAGCTGGCCTCGACCTTAGCTGAACAGGGTATGCAGTCTGCTGCCACTAAGTTTGCCCCTGAGGTTTGCCTCGGTGCCGTTGACCAGGCCCTGGCCACGCTAGTTTAA
- a CDS encoding glycosyltransferase family 4 protein: MKTLQIGMDWFPDKQGGGLDRYYYDLTRYLPQVGVEVAGVVTGPPTVSEQTNDQVRAFAPRQSSLLKRLWGARQTARMLLQQDDVSLLVSHFALYTFPMLDQLDHRPFIVHFHGPWSLESIVESNKNLGFQARKAMERAVFSRANRFIVLSQAFKDILHDTYDIPGERVQIIPGGVETERFATSISPETARTKLQWPQDRFILFTARRLSKRMGLDNLVEAMANVCRQYPEVLLMMAGKGEQEQALKARIHELGLTKHIQMIGYLPDQALPMAYRAADLAILPTLSLEGFGLVVLESLAAGTPILGTPVGGIPEILRPFCEDLVLPGYSPQHIAAGILEACSEKRHLPSAQVCEDHVRKNYDWSVIVQQVQGAYQEVMDDYS, encoded by the coding sequence ATGAAAACCTTGCAAATTGGTATGGATTGGTTCCCAGATAAGCAAGGAGGGGGGTTAGATCGCTACTACTATGACTTGACTCGATATCTCCCTCAGGTAGGGGTTGAGGTTGCTGGTGTGGTCACGGGTCCTCCCACGGTTTCTGAGCAAACCAATGACCAGGTCAGAGCCTTTGCACCTCGCCAGTCTTCCCTGCTGAAACGATTATGGGGGGCACGCCAAACCGCTCGGATGCTGCTCCAGCAGGACGATGTTTCGCTATTGGTGTCTCATTTCGCTCTATACACTTTCCCAATGCTGGACCAGCTGGATCATCGCCCCTTTATTGTCCATTTTCATGGCCCTTGGTCTTTAGAAAGTATCGTGGAAAGCAATAAAAACCTGGGTTTTCAAGCTAGGAAAGCGATGGAAAGAGCTGTATTTAGCCGTGCTAACCGTTTTATCGTTTTATCTCAAGCCTTCAAAGATATTTTGCATGATACTTATGATATCCCTGGAGAGCGGGTTCAGATTATTCCTGGGGGAGTAGAGACCGAGCGGTTTGCGACCTCTATATCACCTGAGACTGCAAGGACAAAGTTGCAATGGCCACAAGATCGCTTCATCTTGTTTACGGCACGCAGATTATCCAAGCGCATGGGGCTAGACAATTTAGTAGAAGCGATGGCTAATGTCTGTCGGCAGTATCCAGAAGTCTTGTTAATGATGGCTGGCAAAGGCGAACAAGAGCAAGCTTTGAAAGCCCGTATACATGAATTGGGGCTCACGAAGCATATTCAAATGATTGGGTATTTACCTGATCAAGCTTTGCCGATGGCTTATCGTGCAGCTGACTTAGCCATTTTACCCACCCTCTCCTTGGAAGGGTTTGGGTTAGTGGTTTTAGAATCCTTGGCAGCGGGGACTCCCATCTTAGGGACCCCTGTCGGTGGGATTCCAGAAATCTTGAGGCCCTTTTGTGAAGATTTGGTGTTACCGGGATATTCACCGCAACATATCGCGGCCGGTATTCTGGAAGCTTGTTCTGAGAAGCGTCATTTGCCTAGTGCTCAAGTCTGTGAAGATCATGTGCGTAAAAACTACGACTGGTCTGTTATTGTTCAGCAAGTTCAAGGGGCTTACCAGGAGGTTATGGATGACTACTCATAA
- a CDS encoding glycosyltransferase family 4 protein, which translates to MNILLILHEYLDPNSGAAGSTLNLKEKYQELGHQVYTYSFDDLPSWLSMKLKDLIFPEATALKIAQIMRQHQIDVIDASTGDVWVWARFLRRLTPNPPLLVTRSHGLDHLEHEERLQDAALGSLTLSWKYPLYRGSIQLWEIAQSLKCADLTFFLNRVDAEYAVNQLQVNPETAHVFPNGLPNYFLNLPLKYPGDGRIRIAQVGTYVQRKGIEYSTPALNEILLKYPEVEVSLIGTELNGYGVPEQVYADFDPQVHDRLTVISYYQHEELPALLQGFDIKLFPTLSEGFGKVLIEAMACGLAPVTTPTPGPSDIVQDGHDALLVPVRDSRAIVESLERLIQNRSELARLQQNAYQTAQSYSWFTIAQQRLAAYEAAINKRDST; encoded by the coding sequence ATGAATATCCTGTTGATTCTCCATGAATATCTTGATCCAAATTCAGGTGCTGCAGGGAGTACCTTAAACCTCAAGGAAAAGTATCAAGAATTAGGACATCAAGTCTATACCTACTCATTTGATGACTTGCCTTCATGGCTTTCTATGAAGCTCAAAGATCTCATTTTCCCGGAGGCGACTGCCCTCAAGATTGCTCAAATTATGAGACAGCATCAGATTGATGTCATTGATGCCTCTACCGGAGATGTTTGGGTGTGGGCACGGTTCCTCCGTCGCCTAACGCCAAACCCTCCGTTACTCGTGACGAGAAGTCATGGTTTAGATCATTTAGAACATGAAGAACGTCTACAGGATGCAGCTTTGGGGAGTCTGACCCTGAGTTGGAAGTATCCCCTTTACCGGGGCAGTATTCAATTGTGGGAAATCGCTCAGTCCCTGAAATGTGCGGATTTAACCTTTTTTCTGAATCGAGTGGATGCCGAGTATGCAGTTAACCAATTACAAGTTAACCCAGAGACTGCTCATGTTTTTCCTAATGGATTACCGAATTATTTTCTGAATTTACCCCTGAAATATCCTGGGGATGGACGGATACGCATTGCTCAGGTTGGAACCTATGTGCAGCGTAAAGGCATCGAGTATAGTACTCCTGCCCTTAATGAGATCTTGCTGAAATATCCTGAGGTCGAGGTCAGCTTAATTGGGACTGAACTCAATGGTTATGGCGTGCCGGAACAGGTTTATGCTGACTTTGACCCTCAAGTACACGATCGTCTTACCGTCATTAGCTATTATCAACACGAAGAATTACCTGCCCTGCTTCAAGGATTTGATATCAAATTGTTCCCTACGCTATCTGAAGGCTTTGGCAAGGTTCTGATTGAGGCGATGGCCTGCGGATTGGCTCCCGTGACAACGCCGACCCCTGGCCCTTCAGATATTGTTCAAGATGGCCATGATGCCTTGCTCGTTCCCGTAAGGGATAGTCGAGCTATTGTGGAGTCCCTAGAACGATTGATTCAGAACCGTTCAGAATTAGCCCGATTGCAACAAAACGCTTATCAAACGGCCCAGAGCTACAGCTGGTTCACCATTGCTCAACAGCGTTTAGCGGCCTATGAAGCAGCGATCAACAAGCGAGACTCAACATGA
- a CDS encoding class I SAM-dependent methyltransferase has protein sequence MPIVKTLKKSLYFGTQHHCPICQSNVRLFKPMHTTQIRLNAICPVCSSLERHRMMWLFFKQKTDLFAAHSKKMLHIAPEECLVDKFAQCESIDYLTADLNNSAMVKMDLTDIQYPDNSFDVIYCSHVLEHIPDDAQAMHELSRVLKPEGWAVIQVPILREQTYEDLSITDPQQREQLFGQSDHVRVYGLDYKERLEKAGFCVSVMPYLQEFTSEERKRFGFDIEKDDIYFCTLH, from the coding sequence ATGCCCATTGTTAAAACACTTAAAAAGTCCTTATATTTTGGAACTCAGCATCATTGTCCGATTTGCCAATCAAATGTCCGACTCTTTAAGCCGATGCATACTACTCAAATTCGGCTAAATGCCATTTGTCCTGTTTGTAGTAGCTTGGAAAGACATCGAATGATGTGGCTGTTTTTTAAGCAGAAAACGGACTTGTTTGCTGCCCATTCTAAAAAGATGCTACACATTGCTCCTGAAGAGTGCCTAGTAGACAAGTTTGCTCAATGTGAGTCCATTGACTATTTAACAGCAGATTTGAATAACTCAGCTATGGTCAAGATGGATCTGACGGATATTCAATACCCAGATAACAGTTTTGATGTCATCTATTGTTCACATGTTTTGGAACATATTCCAGATGATGCACAGGCGATGCACGAGCTATCAAGAGTATTGAAACCAGAAGGCTGGGCCGTGATTCAAGTTCCCATTTTGCGAGAACAAACCTATGAAGATTTGAGCATCACCGATCCCCAACAACGAGAACAACTCTTTGGTCAAAGTGATCATGTGCGGGTCTATGGGTTGGATTACAAAGAGCGCTTAGAAAAAGCTGGATTTTGTGTCTCAGTGATGCCCTATTTGCAAGAGTTTACTTCTGAGGAACGTAAAAGGTTTGGATTTGACATAGAGAAGGATGATATCTATTTCTGTACGTTACATTGA
- a CDS encoding ISKra4-like element ISAcas2 family transposase (programmed frameshift), which produces MTPEEEQEFNACVTRISELLYQDSQSQSLPMKTLAEIECTVRTQLQTHVSPQMGLFFIDQVSPPDVGEYRRTLKSILGKLNLTRTQATALKVKPNSQLSPYLEMCALRISANVSYAHASEDLAVLTGITVSSKTQQRLVHRQTFSPPSLTQGVTQLSLDGGNIRLITPKGEPCHWRGYKAVRINGDRVGLAYYQDHTSLCLAVNRFRFAARVYCLGDGHVGIWKLYRQMRLPTQQEQILDWFHLMENLHKVGGSLKRLQQAETFLWRGKIDEAIDLFCGLSKPQAKRFCQYLRDHRERIPNYGYYQAEGIPIGSGAVESLVKQIDRRTKISGAQWQEKHIPKVLAHRCAYLNRQLDSIFLLKK; this is translated from the exons ATGACACCAGAAGAAGAACAAGAATTCAATGCTTGCGTCACACGCATTTCAGAACTGCTGTATCAAGACTCCCAATCCCAGTCTCTGCCCATGAAGACTTTGGCAGAGATTGAATGCACCGTTCGGACTCAACTGCAAACTCATGTGTCGCCTCAAATGGGTCT CTTTTTTATCGACCAAGTTAGCCCGCCAGATGTCGGAGAATATCGACGGACCTTAAAAAGCATTCTGGGCAAACTCAACCTCACTCGGACCCAAGCAACAGCCCTCAAGGTCAAGCCCAACAGTCAGTTAAGCCCCTACTTAGAGATGTGCGCCCTGCGTATTAGTGCCAATGTTTCCTATGCCCATGCATCAGAGGATCTAGCAGTTTTAACGGGTATCACAGTCAGCTCCAAAACGCAGCAGCGTCTCGTTCATCGTCAAACCTTCAGTCCACCCTCTTTGACGCAAGGAGTCACTCAGCTCAGCTTAGATGGGGGCAATATTCGGTTGATTACTCCAAAAGGGGAACCCTGCCACTGGCGTGGTTATAAAGCAGTTCGCATCAATGGCGATAGGGTTGGCTTGGCCTACTATCAAGACCATACTTCCCTCTGCCTGGCGGTGAACCGCTTCAGATTTGCTGCAAGGGTTTACTGTCTTGGGGATGGTCATGTTGGGATTTGGAAGCTTTACCGACAGATGAGACTGCCAACTCAACAGGAGCAGATCCTAGACTGGTTCCACTTGATGGAGAATTTACATAAAGTCGGTGGGTCACTCAAACGGCTGCAGCAAGCTGAAACCTTTTTGTGGAGAGGGAAGATTGATGAGGCCATCGATTTGTTCTGTGGTTTGAGCAAACCTCAGGCTAAACGGTTCTGTCAGTATTTGCGAGACCACCGAGAGCGGATTCCCAACTATGGTTACTATCAAGCTGAGGGAATACCCATTGGCTCTGGTGCCGTTGAGTCGCTTGTTAAGCAAATTGACCGAAGGACAAAGATTTCAGGTGCGCAATGGCAAGAAAAACATATCCCCAAAGTCCTAGCTCATCGCTGTGCCTATCTCAATCGACAACTTGACTCTATTTTTCTCCTGAAAAAGTGA